The following proteins are co-located in the Polyangia bacterium genome:
- a CDS encoding TadE/TadG family type IV pilus assembly protein, with protein MMNLRNLLRRAGHPLAKRDGRRGAAAVEFALVLPLFVAVLFGVIEYGWVFYQNFSVASAVRDGLRVGVTVAAAATPDPGTTAVKRTQDLLTGVGINPAGVTINAIYNGSTPSKTLTLSATMPYKALIGFVPVPSKIAYSMTMLLELQ; from the coding sequence ATGATGAACCTGAGAAACCTTCTGAGACGCGCCGGGCACCCGCTGGCCAAGCGCGACGGCCGTCGAGGCGCCGCCGCCGTCGAGTTCGCCTTGGTGCTGCCCCTGTTCGTGGCGGTCCTGTTCGGCGTCATCGAATACGGCTGGGTCTTTTATCAGAACTTCAGTGTGGCCAGCGCCGTCCGCGACGGCCTGCGGGTGGGCGTCACCGTCGCCGCGGCGGCCACGCCCGATCCGGGGACGACGGCGGTGAAGAGGACGCAGGATCTCCTGACCGGCGTGGGCATCAATCCGGCCGGGGTGACCATCAATGCCATCTACAACGGCTCGACGCCGTCGAAGACCCTGACCTTGAGTGCGACCATGCCTTACAAGGCCTTGATCGGGTTCGTTCCGGTGCCGTCAAAGATCGCCTATTCGATGACCATGCTGCTCGAGCTGCAATAG
- a CDS encoding patatin-like phospholipase family protein, with product MRKRWRGGATAGVLALALVASALATGCAHKPPSFDPKTRQTCLVLSVGGAKGVAHLGAIAAAKQAGIHVDCVVGNSMGSLVGGLYASAPDKDTTERFRHMAAAYVAASRLQAGENGLLLGAVLGAVAAAVTDNKVAPIVAAGGGFALGAGLTSTMDRDRLVKVLNGEFGGVAIEALPVRYATSFQRRAGDGLELVVAKEGNLAATIGKSLANPYIFDNLDLAKTPDIDPGADRAAMTPVDEACRLFPGANLLAINVTDQPAFYRGDMTCPLREVRVPVGAVNPEAVFKLQAAFDDTVKAGYDATLAALQR from the coding sequence GTGCGTAAACGCTGGCGAGGGGGCGCCACCGCGGGCGTGTTGGCGCTGGCGCTGGTCGCATCAGCGCTGGCCACCGGCTGCGCGCACAAGCCGCCATCTTTCGATCCGAAGACGCGCCAGACCTGTCTGGTGCTGTCCGTCGGTGGCGCGAAAGGCGTCGCGCACCTGGGCGCCATCGCCGCCGCCAAGCAAGCCGGCATTCACGTCGACTGCGTGGTCGGCAACAGCATGGGCTCGCTGGTGGGCGGGCTTTATGCCAGCGCGCCTGACAAGGACACCACCGAACGCTTTCGGCACATGGCCGCCGCCTACGTCGCCGCGTCCAGGCTGCAGGCCGGCGAGAACGGCTTGTTGCTGGGCGCGGTGCTAGGCGCGGTAGCCGCCGCGGTGACCGATAACAAGGTGGCGCCGATCGTCGCCGCCGGTGGCGGCTTCGCCCTGGGCGCCGGTCTGACCTCGACCATGGATCGCGATCGATTGGTGAAGGTGCTGAACGGCGAGTTCGGCGGCGTCGCCATCGAAGCCCTGCCCGTCCGCTACGCGACGTCGTTCCAGCGCCGCGCCGGCGACGGGTTGGAGCTGGTGGTGGCGAAGGAAGGCAACCTGGCCGCCACCATCGGCAAGAGCCTGGCCAACCCGTACATCTTCGACAATCTGGATCTGGCCAAGACGCCCGACATCGATCCCGGCGCCGACCGCGCCGCGATGACGCCGGTCGACGAAGCGTGCCGGCTGTTCCCGGGCGCCAATCTGCTGGCCATCAACGTCACCGATCAACCGGCGTTCTACCGCGGCGACATGACCTGCCCGCTGCGCGAGGTGCGCGTCCCCGTCGGCGCCGTGAACCCGGAAGCGGTGTTCAAGCTGCAAGCCGCCTTCGACGACACGGTGAAGGCCGGGTACGACGCCACGCTGGCGGCGCTGCAGCGCTGA
- a CDS encoding 3-hydroxyacyl-CoA dehydrogenase/enoyl-CoA hydratase family protein: MASHRAPVGEVTVLGSGVMGAAIAAHMANAGLRVRLLDIIAKDAAKDAAPGAAAESKRARNKIADTGLEGARKARPAAFFAGRFDALVSTGNLEDDLAAAAASSDVIIEAIVENLAIKQKLYARLDELGGHAVVTSNTSGLRIADLMTGRSDGFKKRFCITHFFNPPRYLRLVEIVAGADTAPETLERVEDLCGRLLGKGLVRAKDTPNFIANRIGTFALMRTLDEAVKQGYTVEEVDAIFGPATGRPKSAVFRTADVVGLDTLMHVTKNCYDALTTDERREVFNPPEVLVKLVDKRWLGSKTKQGFYKKVGDDILQIDLKTLEYGPQKKPRYPSLGAARGTEDVDEKLRRVVSGDDRASALARTVLYETLIYSANRLGEIADDIVEIDRALRWGFGWERGPFETWDALGVKATAAKMEAAGYTVPGWVKEQIAAQGEGMRFYKQEKPGRVLQLGGRGGFKPVPTDAREISLDAVRASGGEVERNGSASLLDLGDGVFCLEYHAKMNAIDPEIIAMTMKAVDKAERDGVGLVIGNQSPDAFCAGANLFGLMVALGQGNMAGVAEMVLGFQNACQRTRYARVPVVAAPFGLTLGGGAEVVLGCQNVRAAAELYIGCVEVGVGLIPAGGGCMELAARAAAKATDDPTFDLLSLVRVPFETLARARVSTSAEEGRDLGYLRPSDAVSMSRETQLADAKETVLGLARAGYRPPPPRRIRVIGEAGAATIGASMKNLTGAHQISEHDAKIGSALARVLSGGAVPAGALVSEQTILDLEREAFLSLCGEPKTRERIQHMLTTSKPLRN; this comes from the coding sequence ATGGCAAGTCATCGCGCTCCGGTCGGTGAGGTCACTGTGCTTGGCTCCGGTGTCATGGGAGCTGCCATCGCCGCCCACATGGCCAACGCCGGCCTGCGGGTGCGCCTGCTGGACATCATTGCCAAGGATGCTGCCAAGGACGCCGCGCCGGGCGCAGCAGCGGAAAGCAAACGGGCGCGCAACAAGATCGCTGACACCGGATTGGAAGGCGCACGCAAGGCGCGGCCGGCGGCCTTCTTCGCCGGCCGCTTCGACGCCTTGGTCAGCACCGGCAATCTGGAAGACGACCTGGCGGCAGCGGCCGCCAGCAGCGACGTCATCATCGAAGCGATCGTTGAAAACCTGGCCATCAAACAAAAGCTTTATGCCCGCCTGGACGAACTCGGCGGCCACGCGGTGGTCACGTCGAACACCTCCGGTTTGCGCATCGCCGATCTCATGACCGGACGAAGCGACGGCTTCAAGAAACGGTTCTGCATCACCCATTTCTTCAATCCGCCCCGTTATCTGCGCCTGGTGGAGATCGTGGCCGGCGCCGACACCGCGCCCGAAACGCTGGAGCGGGTGGAAGATCTCTGCGGGCGCCTGCTGGGCAAGGGCCTGGTGCGGGCCAAGGACACGCCCAACTTCATCGCCAACCGCATCGGGACCTTCGCCTTGATGCGCACGCTGGATGAAGCGGTGAAACAGGGCTACACGGTCGAGGAGGTCGACGCCATCTTTGGCCCCGCCACCGGCCGCCCGAAGAGCGCGGTGTTTCGCACTGCCGACGTGGTGGGCCTGGACACGCTGATGCACGTGACCAAGAACTGCTACGACGCCTTGACCACCGACGAACGGCGCGAGGTCTTCAACCCGCCCGAGGTCCTGGTCAAGCTGGTCGACAAGCGGTGGCTAGGCAGCAAAACCAAGCAGGGTTTCTACAAGAAGGTCGGCGACGACATTCTGCAGATTGATCTCAAGACGCTGGAGTACGGCCCGCAGAAAAAGCCGCGCTACCCGTCGCTCGGCGCGGCCCGCGGCACCGAGGACGTCGACGAGAAACTGCGCCGGGTGGTCAGCGGCGACGACCGCGCGTCGGCCCTGGCCCGCACGGTGCTGTACGAGACGCTGATCTATTCGGCCAACCGGCTGGGCGAGATCGCCGACGACATCGTCGAGATCGATCGCGCCCTGCGCTGGGGCTTCGGCTGGGAGCGTGGGCCGTTCGAGACCTGGGACGCGTTGGGCGTGAAGGCCACCGCGGCGAAGATGGAAGCGGCCGGCTACACCGTGCCTGGCTGGGTGAAGGAACAGATCGCCGCCCAGGGCGAAGGGATGCGTTTTTACAAACAGGAAAAACCCGGCCGCGTGTTGCAACTGGGCGGACGCGGCGGCTTCAAACCCGTCCCGACCGACGCGCGCGAGATCTCGCTGGACGCCGTTCGTGCCAGCGGCGGCGAGGTGGAACGCAACGGCAGCGCGTCGCTGCTGGATCTCGGCGACGGCGTTTTTTGCCTGGAATACCACGCCAAGATGAACGCCATCGATCCGGAGATCATCGCCATGACGATGAAGGCGGTCGACAAGGCGGAGCGCGACGGCGTCGGCCTGGTGATCGGCAACCAGTCGCCCGACGCGTTCTGCGCCGGCGCCAACCTCTTCGGCCTGATGGTGGCCCTGGGCCAGGGCAACATGGCCGGCGTCGCCGAGATGGTCCTCGGATTTCAGAACGCCTGCCAGCGGACCCGCTATGCGCGCGTGCCTGTGGTAGCAGCGCCGTTCGGGCTGACATTAGGCGGCGGCGCCGAGGTGGTGCTGGGCTGCCAGAACGTGCGCGCGGCGGCCGAGCTTTACATCGGCTGCGTCGAGGTCGGCGTCGGTTTGATCCCCGCCGGCGGTGGCTGCATGGAGCTGGCGGCGCGTGCGGCGGCGAAGGCCACCGACGATCCGACGTTCGATCTGCTGTCGCTGGTGCGCGTGCCGTTCGAGACGCTGGCCCGCGCCCGCGTCTCGACCAGCGCCGAGGAAGGCCGTGACCTTGGCTATCTGCGCCCGTCCGACGCGGTGTCGATGTCGCGCGAGACGCAGCTTGCCGACGCCAAGGAGACGGTGCTGGGATTGGCCCGCGCCGGTTATCGCCCGCCGCCGCCGCGGCGAATCCGGGTCATCGGCGAGGCGGGCGCCGCCACCATCGGTGCATCGATGAAGAACCTCACCGGCGCCCACCAGATCAGCGAACACGACGCAAAAATCGGCTCGGCTCTGGCGCGCGTGCTGTCCGGTGGCGCCGTGCCGGCCGGCGCGCTGGTCAGCGAGCAGACGATTCTTGATCTCGAACGCGAGGCCTTCCTGTCGCTGTGCGGGGAACCCAAGACCCGCGAACGCATCCAACACATGTTGACCACCAGCAAACCCCTGAGGAACTAA
- a CDS encoding PEGA domain-containing protein, giving the protein MGSSRSAAAEDSAPDPALQAAKEFFETAQTLFLKEQYEAAAEKFLAAFDKKPFAAFLFNTAVSYEKAKKLDLAKQYFEQYLEKDPQASDAAQVKARIETIKTLLEPPAPAVPPPPALGPEGTPLGPPAGAAPGTPPVAPLAVSAPSLPAIDTKGLVVIDSKPQGATIYLNDKKNGAFAHTPWQGSLESQPVRLLLESKGFKPEQRQISPRSDKLVDVYIALSEEHYLGWIEIISNAQGALVYIDKKEIGAIGRTPYTGHLKPGKHTIYLEKMGFKPAEMVLDVSPGTATQHTITMQQADNGWINVVGRGTSGGRLLIDKKLACATPCRAEVSPGKHAVVVAKDGMENFESDLVVARTVETTIEVQFVARPPRTKAITAAIIGAALLGIGGYVGHLGQSTRDEIKSDIAANKLIDNGDPRYRRAKLEFIGADVLFGLGAIVGISAVVSFIYHGADSVGVVDQKSISLAPEVMSGGAGLTAAGRF; this is encoded by the coding sequence GTGGGAAGCAGCCGGTCCGCCGCCGCCGAGGACAGCGCGCCCGATCCGGCGCTGCAAGCGGCGAAAGAATTTTTCGAGACCGCCCAGACGCTGTTTCTGAAAGAACAGTACGAAGCCGCCGCCGAAAAATTCCTGGCCGCGTTCGACAAGAAACCGTTCGCGGCGTTCTTGTTCAACACCGCCGTCTCGTACGAGAAGGCGAAGAAGCTGGACCTGGCCAAGCAGTACTTCGAGCAGTACCTGGAAAAGGATCCGCAAGCTTCAGACGCCGCGCAGGTCAAGGCGCGCATCGAGACCATCAAGACGCTGCTGGAGCCGCCGGCGCCGGCGGTGCCGCCGCCACCCGCGCTCGGACCTGAGGGGACGCCGCTCGGGCCGCCGGCTGGCGCCGCGCCAGGGACGCCGCCGGTAGCACCGCTGGCGGTGTCTGCGCCGTCGCTGCCGGCCATCGACACCAAAGGCCTGGTGGTGATCGATTCGAAACCGCAGGGCGCGACGATTTATTTGAACGACAAGAAGAACGGCGCGTTCGCCCATACGCCCTGGCAGGGCTCGCTGGAATCGCAGCCGGTGCGCTTGTTGCTTGAGTCAAAAGGGTTCAAGCCCGAGCAGCGGCAGATCAGCCCCCGCTCCGACAAGCTGGTCGACGTATACATCGCGCTGTCGGAAGAGCACTACCTCGGTTGGATCGAGATCATCTCCAACGCGCAGGGCGCGCTGGTCTACATCGACAAGAAAGAGATCGGGGCCATCGGCCGCACGCCGTACACCGGCCACCTGAAGCCGGGCAAACACACGATCTATCTCGAGAAGATGGGCTTCAAGCCAGCGGAGATGGTCCTGGACGTCTCGCCGGGCACCGCCACCCAGCACACCATCACCATGCAGCAGGCCGACAACGGCTGGATCAACGTCGTCGGACGCGGGACCTCCGGTGGCCGTTTGCTGATCGACAAGAAGCTCGCCTGCGCCACGCCTTGCCGTGCCGAGGTGTCACCCGGCAAGCACGCGGTGGTGGTGGCCAAGGACGGCATGGAGAACTTCGAGTCGGATCTGGTCGTCGCGCGCACCGTCGAGACCACCATCGAAGTCCAGTTCGTCGCGCGCCCGCCGCGCACCAAGGCGATCACCGCGGCGATCATCGGCGCGGCGCTGCTGGGCATCGGCGGCTACGTTGGTCACCTCGGCCAGTCCACCCGCGACGAGATCAAAAGCGACATCGCCGCCAACAAGCTGATCGACAACGGCGACCCGCGGTACCGGCGCGCCAAGCTGGAGTTCATCGGCGCCGACGTGTTGTTCGGCCTGGGCGCCATCGTCGGCATCTCGGCGGTGGTCAGCTTCATCTATCACGGCGCGGACAGCGTCGGCGTCGTCGACCAGAAGTCCATCTCGCTGGCGCCCGAGGTGATGTCGGGCGGCGCGGGGCTGACCGCGGCGGGGAGGTTCTGA
- a CDS encoding thiolase family protein: protein MRDVAILSAVRTPIGRAPKGILRNTRPDDLGALVVKEAMRRAEVSPAAMEDLVLGCAMPEAEQGLNIGRVIGHLAGLPDETAGMTINRFCSSGLQATSMVADRIAVGALDAGIGGGVESMSLVPMGGNKISLNPTLVETFPDAYIPMGNTAENVARQFNVTRSEQDQFALWSHQKAVAAWTRGDMAAEIVPVPTRVYENGWRAVTVDKDEGPRADTSLEKLASLKPVFDPSGSVTAGNASPLNDGAAAVVLMAADKARAEGKKIRAYFRGFAVAGVPPAIMGIGPVPAVRKLLAKAGLKIDQIDLFEVNEAFASQAVYCIRELGLPVDRVNVNGGAIALGHPLGATGARQIATALHELERRKARYAVLTMCVGGGMGAAGLIERA from the coding sequence ATGCGCGACGTAGCGATTCTGTCGGCGGTCCGCACCCCCATCGGGCGCGCCCCCAAAGGCATCCTGCGCAACACCCGCCCCGACGATCTGGGCGCGCTGGTGGTCAAGGAAGCCATGCGCCGCGCCGAGGTGTCCCCGGCGGCGATGGAGGATCTGGTCCTCGGCTGCGCGATGCCGGAGGCCGAACAAGGCTTGAACATCGGGCGGGTGATCGGCCACCTGGCCGGCCTTCCCGACGAGACCGCGGGCATGACCATCAACCGGTTTTGCTCGTCGGGGTTGCAGGCGACGTCGATGGTCGCCGATCGCATCGCGGTTGGCGCGCTGGATGCCGGCATCGGCGGCGGCGTCGAATCGATGTCGCTGGTGCCGATGGGCGGCAACAAGATCTCGCTGAACCCGACCCTGGTCGAGACCTTCCCCGACGCGTACATCCCGATGGGCAACACCGCGGAGAACGTCGCCCGCCAGTTCAACGTCACCCGCAGCGAGCAAGATCAGTTCGCGTTGTGGAGCCACCAGAAGGCGGTCGCCGCCTGGACCCGCGGCGACATGGCGGCGGAGATCGTCCCCGTCCCGACGCGCGTCTATGAAAACGGCTGGCGCGCGGTCACTGTCGACAAAGACGAGGGCCCGCGCGCCGACACCTCGCTGGAGAAGCTGGCGTCGCTGAAGCCGGTCTTCGATCCCTCCGGCAGCGTCACCGCCGGCAACGCCTCGCCGCTGAACGACGGGGCAGCGGCGGTGGTCCTGATGGCGGCGGACAAAGCGCGCGCCGAAGGGAAAAAGATCCGCGCGTATTTTCGCGGCTTCGCCGTGGCCGGCGTGCCGCCCGCGATCATGGGCATCGGTCCGGTGCCGGCGGTGCGCAAGCTCTTGGCCAAGGCCGGCTTGAAGATCGACCAGATCGATCTGTTCGAGGTCAACGAGGCCTTCGCGTCGCAGGCCGTGTACTGCATCCGCGAGCTGGGCCTGCCAGTCGATCGCGTGAACGTCAATGGCGGCGCGATCGCGCTCGGCCACCCGCTGGGCGCCACCGGCGCGCGCCAGATCGCCACCGCCCTGCACGAACTGGAACGCCGCAAGGCTCGTTACGCCGTGCTGACCATGTGCGTGGGCGGTGGGATGGGCGCCGCCGGGCTGATCGAGCGTGCGTAA
- the mgtE gene encoding magnesium transporter produces the protein MRVSSLLRPDLEETLRTNPAHVAALADELHASDLAELIEQLADEQAGLMLAALPVPQAAATLDVMDHARRQQLVPLLDKALAARIADAMSADERADLFQALPEELQADLLGRLPNAASKDVRELIRYPETSAGGLMTTDYVALDPQMTVERAIDEVRRTAAQKETIYEAYAVDPNDTLLGAVSLRDLVLARAGQPISAVMNPDVISVPPEMDQEEVARLFEHYNMLALPVADATRKLLGIVTVDDVVTVMKEEQAEDIQKLGAVAPTEEPYFKTEFWTFVRKRAGWLIAIFMGEILTASVLEHYEGARKAFSAIEVFVPLIISSGGNTGSQASALVIRGIALGEFGPWDAFRILWREVRMGFVLGLFLGLIGFTRALVVGHSGGGGMASAVGLALVACVTFGSVVGAGLPLLIKRLGLDPAVSSGPFIASLVDVLGIVIYLKIAIFILGSS, from the coding sequence ATGCGCGTCTCCAGCCTCCTGCGCCCGGACCTGGAAGAGACGCTGCGCACGAACCCGGCCCACGTCGCCGCGTTAGCCGACGAGCTGCATGCCTCCGATCTGGCCGAGCTGATCGAACAGCTGGCGGACGAGCAGGCCGGACTGATGCTGGCGGCGCTGCCGGTTCCGCAGGCGGCGGCCACGCTGGATGTGATGGACCACGCGCGCCGCCAGCAGCTTGTGCCGCTTTTGGACAAGGCGCTGGCCGCGCGCATCGCCGACGCCATGTCGGCCGACGAACGCGCCGATCTGTTTCAGGCTCTGCCCGAAGAGCTGCAGGCCGACTTGCTCGGACGCCTGCCCAATGCGGCGTCGAAAGATGTCCGCGAGCTGATCCGTTATCCCGAGACGTCCGCCGGCGGTCTGATGACCACCGACTATGTCGCGTTGGATCCGCAGATGACCGTCGAACGCGCCATCGACGAGGTCCGGCGCACCGCCGCGCAGAAGGAGACCATCTACGAAGCCTACGCCGTCGATCCCAACGACACGCTGCTGGGCGCGGTGTCGTTGCGTGATCTGGTGCTGGCGCGCGCCGGCCAGCCCATCTCGGCGGTGATGAACCCGGACGTCATCTCGGTGCCGCCGGAGATGGATCAGGAAGAAGTGGCCCGCCTGTTCGAGCACTACAACATGCTGGCGCTGCCGGTGGCGGACGCCACGCGCAAGCTGCTGGGCATCGTCACCGTCGACGACGTGGTGACGGTGATGAAAGAAGAGCAGGCCGAGGACATCCAGAAGCTGGGTGCCGTCGCGCCAACCGAGGAGCCGTACTTCAAGACCGAGTTCTGGACCTTCGTGCGCAAGCGGGCCGGCTGGCTGATCGCCATCTTCATGGGCGAGATCCTCACCGCCAGCGTGCTGGAACACTATGAAGGGGCGCGCAAGGCCTTCTCGGCCATCGAGGTGTTCGTCCCGCTGATCATTTCGTCGGGCGGCAACACCGGCAGCCAGGCCTCGGCGCTGGTGATTCGCGGCATCGCGCTGGGCGAGTTCGGACCGTGGGACGCCTTCAGGATCCTGTGGCGCGAGGTGCGGATGGGATTTGTGCTGGGCTTGTTCCTGGGGCTGATCGGTTTCACGCGCGCGCTGGTGGTCGGCCACAGCGGCGGCGGCGGCATGGCCTCGGCGGTCGGTCTGGCGCTGGTGGCGTGCGTGACGTTCGGGTCGGTCGTCGGCGCCGGGTTGCCGCTGCTGATCAAACGCCTCGGCCTGGATCCCGCGGTCTCGTCGGGGCCGTTCATCGCGTCGCTGGTCGACGTGTTGGGGATCGTGATCTATTTGAAGATCGCGATTTTTATTCTCGGCAGCAGCTGA
- a CDS encoding FG-GAP repeat protein — translation MRRRGLTSLLAVLNLAAVGCNWQDVDKDSQNTPVLSLGAPGNFGTRDDFGRIVIPIAAPSENDGVASRFLVSGATGTALALVELGPAGKAIATNIASPVFTGPNKTDGFPLNAIAEIPGPKPGKVLAAAKAIQNGSTVIYTATLGGTFDGTVFLASGDEAWLGIGVAAGDLKVGDPTLPEYVVASTDHLHVYVDGKVDSPLTWPAGDSTDCPVVLPGMNDTSKIPLNRPILVGHFWGPGVDPQIAISNFGMHSAGMASIQGTVSFLGVSATGLSCLGTITGAEEYFGQAIAVGDFNGDLKTDLIVGAPPQNAYVFLGPLTGAPLGIKLQSDPAVATQFGASVGSINLDGAGPDLAIVGDPSAAVSGNLGAGMAQLYSLGGSAPTVTTGMLLAAHDPAANAAYGASVTGLPFCGTCVTGSAPRIPVVGAGGRVLTYFTLGKTDLRMKP, via the coding sequence ATGCGCCGGCGAGGATTGACGTCGCTGCTGGCGGTGTTGAATTTGGCCGCGGTCGGCTGCAACTGGCAGGACGTGGACAAGGATTCGCAGAACACCCCGGTGCTGAGCCTGGGCGCGCCCGGAAACTTCGGGACCAGGGACGACTTCGGCCGCATCGTCATTCCCATCGCCGCCCCGTCGGAGAACGACGGCGTGGCCAGTCGATTCCTGGTCTCGGGCGCCACCGGCACGGCGCTGGCGCTGGTCGAACTCGGCCCCGCCGGCAAGGCCATCGCCACCAACATCGCCTCGCCGGTGTTCACCGGACCGAACAAGACCGACGGTTTTCCGCTGAACGCCATCGCCGAGATCCCGGGACCGAAACCGGGCAAGGTGCTGGCGGCGGCCAAGGCGATCCAGAACGGATCGACGGTGATTTACACCGCGACCCTGGGCGGAACCTTCGACGGCACGGTGTTTCTGGCCAGCGGCGACGAAGCGTGGCTGGGCATCGGAGTGGCGGCCGGCGATTTGAAGGTCGGCGACCCCACCCTGCCGGAATACGTCGTGGCCAGCACCGACCACCTGCATGTCTACGTCGACGGCAAGGTGGACAGCCCGCTGACCTGGCCGGCCGGCGACAGCACCGACTGCCCGGTGGTGCTGCCGGGCATGAACGACACCTCCAAGATTCCGCTCAATCGTCCGATCTTGGTCGGCCACTTCTGGGGGCCGGGCGTCGATCCGCAGATCGCCATCTCGAACTTCGGGATGCACAGCGCGGGCATGGCCTCGATTCAAGGCACCGTATCGTTCTTGGGCGTCAGCGCCACCGGTCTTTCCTGCCTGGGAACGATCACTGGCGCGGAAGAATATTTCGGTCAGGCGATCGCCGTCGGCGATTTCAACGGCGACCTCAAGACGGATCTGATCGTCGGGGCGCCGCCGCAGAACGCGTACGTATTCCTGGGCCCGCTGACGGGCGCGCCGCTCGGGATCAAGCTGCAGAGCGATCCCGCCGTGGCCACGCAGTTCGGGGCGTCGGTTGGTTCGATCAATCTCGACGGCGCCGGTCCGGACCTGGCCATTGTCGGCGATCCCAGCGCGGCGGTGTCCGGCAATCTGGGGGCGGGGATGGCCCAGCTCTACAGCCTTGGCGGCAGCGCGCCGACGGTCACCACCGGGATGTTGCTGGCGGCGCACGATCCGGCAGCCAACGCCGCTTACGGCGCCAGCGTCACCGGTCTTCCGTTCTGCGGCACCTGCGTCACCGGATCGGCGCCGCGCATTCCGGTGGTGGGTGCGGGCGGGCGCGTCCTGACGTACTTCACGCTGGGCAAGACCGATCTGCGAATGAAGCCCTAG